From the Brassica napus cultivar Da-Ae chromosome A8, Da-Ae, whole genome shotgun sequence genome, one window contains:
- the LOC106399721 gene encoding methionine--tRNA ligase, cytoplasmic-like isoform X2 produces the protein MEDDGGTSAPKLPIPGKRNILITSALPYVNNVPHLGNIIGCVLSADVYARYCRLRGYNAIYICGTDEYGTATETKALEENCSPKEICDKYHAIHKEVYEWFDISFDKFGRTSTPEQTQVCQAIFNKLFDNNFLSENTMQQLYCDTCKKFLADRLVEGSCPFKECNYDSARGDQCEKCGKLLNPTELKDPRCKVCQTTPRIRDTDHLFIELPLLKDKLEEYINETSVTGSWSQNAIQTTKAWLKEGLRQRCITRDLKWGVPVPHEKYKEKVFYVWFDAPIGYVSITSCYTSEWEKWWKNPENVELYQFMGKDNVPFHTVMFPSTQLGTGENWTLMKTISVTEYLNYQDGKFSKSKGVGVFGNDVKSTNIPVEVWRYYLLANRPEVSDTLFTWKDLQAKLTGELLNNLGNFVNRVLTFIAKPEPAGYGSVIPDALGAESHPLTQSMAENVGKFVEQYVEAMEKVKLKQGLKIAMSISNEGNAYLQEAKFWKLYKEDKPSCAIVIRSAAGLVHLLAQLLEPFMPSFSREVFKQLNLPLQFSLTDEGGEVLLASRPWEILPRNHKIGTPQPLFKELTDEEVQQYEDKFAGNQGDRRARDAEAANMAADQLKKTKLSDAKKQKASKGAATSKTQPDADREITMARLDIRVGKILKAEKHPNADSLYVEQIDVGGPETRTIVSGLVKYIPLEEMQNRMVCVLCNLKPAKMRDVMSQGMVLAASSSDGSKVELVEPPESAEIGERVRFQGFEGEPDVVLNPKKKVWETLVVDLHTDENLVACYKDLPFTTDAGECKVSSISNGTIR, from the exons ATGGAAGACGACGGCGGCACGAGCGCCCCAAAGTTACCGATCCCGGGAAAGAGGAACATACTAATCACGAGTGCTCTGCCTTACGTCAACAACGTCCCTCATCTCGGAAACATCATCGGAT GTGTTCTGAGTGCTGATGTGTATGCAAGATACTGTCGTCTCCGTGGGTACAATGCGATATATATATGTGGGACTGATGAATATGGAACTGCTACTGAGACCAAAGCTCTGGAGGAGAACTGCTCCCCAAAAGAAATCTGTGACAA GTACCATGCCATTCACAAAGAAGTTTATGAGTGGTTTGATATAAGTTTTGACAAGTTTGGGCGGACTTCAACTCCTGAACAGACTCAAGTCTGCCAAGCTATTTTCAATAAGTTGTTTGATAACAACTTTCTTTCGGAGAACACCATGCAGCAG CTTTACTGCGATACATGCAAGAAGTTCTTAGCTGACCGCCTTGTTGAGGGTTCTTGCCCGTTTAAAGAATGTAACTATGATTCTGCTCGTGGAGATCAGTGTGAAAAATGTGGAAAGCTCCTTAATCCTACCGAACTCAAAGATCCCAGGTGCAAG GTCTGTCAAACTACACCCCGAATTCGTGACACAGACCACCTGTTTATTGAGCTTCCGTTGCTGAAAGATAAGTTGGAAGAGTATATTAACGAGACATCTGTTACGGGATCTTGGAGTCAAAACGCTATTCAAACGACGAAAGCATGGCTTAAGGAAGGGCTTAGACAGAGATGTATTACAAGGGATCTGAAGTGGGGAGTTCCTGTTCCACATGAGAAATATAAGGAAAAA GTCTTTTACGTGTGGTTTGATGCTCCTATTGGGTACGTCTCAATAACGTCATGCTACACATCTGAATGGGAGAAGTGGTGGAAGAATCCTGAGAATGTGGAGCTTTATCAGTTTATGGGGAAAGACAACGTGCCTTTTCACACT GTGATGTTTCCATCTACGCAGCTTGGAACTGGGGAGAATTGGACACTGATGAAGACAATCAGTGTgactgaatatttaaattaccAAGATG GAAAGTTCTCCAAGAGTAAAGGTGTTGGAGTGTTTGGTAATGATGTAAAAAGTACAAATATCCCTGTCGAAGTTTGGAGATATTACTTACTGGCGAACAGGCCTGAG GTGTCGGACACACTATTTACATGGAAAGATTTGCAAGCAAAACTGACTGGCGAGTTACTGAATAACCTAGGCAACTTTGTTAACCGAGTTCTGACTTTTATAGCAAAGCCTGAACCTGCAG GTTATGGGTCTGTCATTCCTGATGCTCTTGGTGCTGAATCTCATCCTTTAACGCAATCTATGGCTGAAAATGTTGGAAAATTTGTGGAGCAGTATGTTGAAGCCATGGAAAAG GTTAAGCTCAAGCAGGGTCTGAAAATTGCTATGAGCATCTCGAATGAAGGGAACGCATACTTGCAG GAAGCCAAATTTTGGAAACTTTACAAGGAAGATAAACCTTCTTGTGCAATTGTTATAAGAAGTGCTGCTGGTTTAGTTCATCTTCTTGCACAATTGTTAGAACCTTTCATGCCATCATTTTCTCGTGAG GTATTTAAACAGCTAAATTTGCCTCTACAATTTTCACTCACTGACGAGGGAGGAGAGGTTTTATTAGCAAGTAGACCGTGGGAGATTCTGCCTCGCAATCACAAGATAGGCACCCCTCAACCATTGTTCAAGGAATTG ACAGATGAAGAAGTGCAACAGTACGAAGACAAGTTTGCTGGAAATCAGGGTGATAGACGTGCAAGGGATGCAGAAGCCGCAAATATGGCGGCAGATCAacttaagaaaacaaaactttcaG ATGCTAAAAAGCAAAAAGCATCAAAAGGTGCAGCAACATCCAAAACTCAACCGGATGCTGATCGTGAAATTACAATGGCAAGACTTGATATTCGAGTCGGCAAAATTCTCAAGGCTGAGAAACATCCTAACGCAGATTCGCTGTATGTGGAACAAATTGATGTTGGAGGACCTGAAACTCGGACTATTGTTAGTGGATTGGTCAAGTACATACCTCTTGAGGAGATGCAG AACCGTATGGTTTGTGTTCTTTGCAACTTGAAGCCGGCGAAAATGAGGGATGTTATGTCACAAGGAATGGTTCTTGCCGCTTCCAGTAGTGACGGCAGCAAG GTGGAGTTAGTCGAGCCCCCTGAATCGGCTGAGATTGGAGAGCGAGTTAGATTTCAAGGGTTTGAAGGCGAGCCAGACGTTGTCTTAAATCCGAAGAAGAAAGTGTGGGAGACTCTTGTGGTGGATCTGCACACAGATGAGAATCTAGTTGCTTGCTACAAAGATTTACCCTTCACTACAGATGCAGGTGAATGCAAGGTTTCATCCATCAGCAATGGCACGATCCGGTAG
- the LOC106399721 gene encoding methionine--tRNA ligase, cytoplasmic-like isoform X1 yields the protein MEDDGGTSAPKLPIPGKRNILITSALPYVNNVPHLGNIIGCVLSADVYARYCRLRGYNAIYICGTDEYGTATETKALEENCSPKEICDKYHAIHKEVYEWFDISFDKFGRTSTPEQTQVCQAIFNKLFDNNFLSENTMQQLYCDTCKKFLADRLVEGSCPFKECNYDSARGDQCEKCGKLLNPTELKDPRCKVCQTTPRIRDTDHLFIELPLLKDKLEEYINETSVTGSWSQNAIQTTKAWLKEGLRQRCITRDLKWGVPVPHEKYKEKVFYVWFDAPIGYVSITSCYTSEWEKWWKNPENVELYQFMGKDNVPFHTVMFPSTQLGTGENWTLMKTISVTEYLNYQDGISGKFSKSKGVGVFGNDVKSTNIPVEVWRYYLLANRPEVSDTLFTWKDLQAKLTGELLNNLGNFVNRVLTFIAKPEPAGYGSVIPDALGAESHPLTQSMAENVGKFVEQYVEAMEKVKLKQGLKIAMSISNEGNAYLQEAKFWKLYKEDKPSCAIVIRSAAGLVHLLAQLLEPFMPSFSREVFKQLNLPLQFSLTDEGGEVLLASRPWEILPRNHKIGTPQPLFKELTDEEVQQYEDKFAGNQGDRRARDAEAANMAADQLKKTKLSDAKKQKASKGAATSKTQPDADREITMARLDIRVGKILKAEKHPNADSLYVEQIDVGGPETRTIVSGLVKYIPLEEMQNRMVCVLCNLKPAKMRDVMSQGMVLAASSSDGSKVELVEPPESAEIGERVRFQGFEGEPDVVLNPKKKVWETLVVDLHTDENLVACYKDLPFTTDAGECKVSSISNGTIR from the exons ATGGAAGACGACGGCGGCACGAGCGCCCCAAAGTTACCGATCCCGGGAAAGAGGAACATACTAATCACGAGTGCTCTGCCTTACGTCAACAACGTCCCTCATCTCGGAAACATCATCGGAT GTGTTCTGAGTGCTGATGTGTATGCAAGATACTGTCGTCTCCGTGGGTACAATGCGATATATATATGTGGGACTGATGAATATGGAACTGCTACTGAGACCAAAGCTCTGGAGGAGAACTGCTCCCCAAAAGAAATCTGTGACAA GTACCATGCCATTCACAAAGAAGTTTATGAGTGGTTTGATATAAGTTTTGACAAGTTTGGGCGGACTTCAACTCCTGAACAGACTCAAGTCTGCCAAGCTATTTTCAATAAGTTGTTTGATAACAACTTTCTTTCGGAGAACACCATGCAGCAG CTTTACTGCGATACATGCAAGAAGTTCTTAGCTGACCGCCTTGTTGAGGGTTCTTGCCCGTTTAAAGAATGTAACTATGATTCTGCTCGTGGAGATCAGTGTGAAAAATGTGGAAAGCTCCTTAATCCTACCGAACTCAAAGATCCCAGGTGCAAG GTCTGTCAAACTACACCCCGAATTCGTGACACAGACCACCTGTTTATTGAGCTTCCGTTGCTGAAAGATAAGTTGGAAGAGTATATTAACGAGACATCTGTTACGGGATCTTGGAGTCAAAACGCTATTCAAACGACGAAAGCATGGCTTAAGGAAGGGCTTAGACAGAGATGTATTACAAGGGATCTGAAGTGGGGAGTTCCTGTTCCACATGAGAAATATAAGGAAAAA GTCTTTTACGTGTGGTTTGATGCTCCTATTGGGTACGTCTCAATAACGTCATGCTACACATCTGAATGGGAGAAGTGGTGGAAGAATCCTGAGAATGTGGAGCTTTATCAGTTTATGGGGAAAGACAACGTGCCTTTTCACACT GTGATGTTTCCATCTACGCAGCTTGGAACTGGGGAGAATTGGACACTGATGAAGACAATCAGTGTgactgaatatttaaattaccAAGATG GGATTTCAGGAAAGTTCTCCAAGAGTAAAGGTGTTGGAGTGTTTGGTAATGATGTAAAAAGTACAAATATCCCTGTCGAAGTTTGGAGATATTACTTACTGGCGAACAGGCCTGAG GTGTCGGACACACTATTTACATGGAAAGATTTGCAAGCAAAACTGACTGGCGAGTTACTGAATAACCTAGGCAACTTTGTTAACCGAGTTCTGACTTTTATAGCAAAGCCTGAACCTGCAG GTTATGGGTCTGTCATTCCTGATGCTCTTGGTGCTGAATCTCATCCTTTAACGCAATCTATGGCTGAAAATGTTGGAAAATTTGTGGAGCAGTATGTTGAAGCCATGGAAAAG GTTAAGCTCAAGCAGGGTCTGAAAATTGCTATGAGCATCTCGAATGAAGGGAACGCATACTTGCAG GAAGCCAAATTTTGGAAACTTTACAAGGAAGATAAACCTTCTTGTGCAATTGTTATAAGAAGTGCTGCTGGTTTAGTTCATCTTCTTGCACAATTGTTAGAACCTTTCATGCCATCATTTTCTCGTGAG GTATTTAAACAGCTAAATTTGCCTCTACAATTTTCACTCACTGACGAGGGAGGAGAGGTTTTATTAGCAAGTAGACCGTGGGAGATTCTGCCTCGCAATCACAAGATAGGCACCCCTCAACCATTGTTCAAGGAATTG ACAGATGAAGAAGTGCAACAGTACGAAGACAAGTTTGCTGGAAATCAGGGTGATAGACGTGCAAGGGATGCAGAAGCCGCAAATATGGCGGCAGATCAacttaagaaaacaaaactttcaG ATGCTAAAAAGCAAAAAGCATCAAAAGGTGCAGCAACATCCAAAACTCAACCGGATGCTGATCGTGAAATTACAATGGCAAGACTTGATATTCGAGTCGGCAAAATTCTCAAGGCTGAGAAACATCCTAACGCAGATTCGCTGTATGTGGAACAAATTGATGTTGGAGGACCTGAAACTCGGACTATTGTTAGTGGATTGGTCAAGTACATACCTCTTGAGGAGATGCAG AACCGTATGGTTTGTGTTCTTTGCAACTTGAAGCCGGCGAAAATGAGGGATGTTATGTCACAAGGAATGGTTCTTGCCGCTTCCAGTAGTGACGGCAGCAAG GTGGAGTTAGTCGAGCCCCCTGAATCGGCTGAGATTGGAGAGCGAGTTAGATTTCAAGGGTTTGAAGGCGAGCCAGACGTTGTCTTAAATCCGAAGAAGAAAGTGTGGGAGACTCTTGTGGTGGATCTGCACACAGATGAGAATCTAGTTGCTTGCTACAAAGATTTACCCTTCACTACAGATGCAGGTGAATGCAAGGTTTCATCCATCAGCAATGGCACGATCCGGTAG